One stretch of Chitinophaga pendula DNA includes these proteins:
- a CDS encoding class I SAM-dependent methyltransferase, with protein sequence MQQNIYDNNEFFEGYQQLRATESGLNAVLEEPAIYSLLPDLKGLHVLDLGCGFGRFSRYAASHGAITVTGVDISERMLAAAANENNPDNITYLQSPIETVSFPPDSFDLIISSLAIHYIQDYTQLIARMFTWLRAGGQLTFTVEHPMSTAREEQQWITDQAGNKLYWPVDHYHDESIRHTNWFVDNVIKYHRTTATYVNTLLTAGFTLHRLEEPTPLPQFVQQRPELADQFRRPPFLLLSAKKLN encoded by the coding sequence ATGCAACAGAACATCTACGACAACAACGAATTCTTCGAAGGATACCAACAGCTGAGAGCCACCGAAAGCGGCCTCAATGCCGTACTCGAAGAACCCGCCATCTACAGCCTCCTCCCCGACCTCAAAGGCTTGCATGTACTCGACCTGGGCTGCGGCTTCGGACGCTTCTCCCGCTACGCCGCCAGCCATGGCGCCATCACCGTCACCGGCGTCGATATCTCCGAACGCATGCTCGCCGCCGCCGCCAACGAAAATAACCCCGACAACATCACCTACCTGCAATCCCCCATCGAAACCGTCTCTTTCCCCCCCGATAGCTTCGATCTCATCATCAGCTCCCTCGCCATTCATTATATACAAGACTACACACAACTTATCGCGCGTATGTTCACCTGGCTACGAGCCGGCGGTCAACTCACCTTCACCGTCGAACATCCCATGTCCACCGCCCGCGAAGAACAACAATGGATCACCGACCAGGCAGGCAACAAACTCTATTGGCCCGTAGATCACTACCACGACGAATCCATCCGCCACACCAACTGGTTCGTAGACAATGTCATCAAATACCACCGCACCACCGCCACCTATGTCAACACACTACTGACCGCCGGCTTCACCCTCCATCGCCTAGAAGAGCCTACCCCACTCCCCCAATTCGTACAACAACGGCCCGAACTGGCCGACCAGTTCCGCAGACCGCCGTTTTTACTACTATCCGCAAAAAAATTAAATTAA
- a CDS encoding GNAT family N-acetyltransferase — MTNLPVLTSNEIILRPLDEKDIASLFRLFSQDAVTRYMDIDSFSNSAEAAEIITFFRDAYEKGEGMRWAITLAGKDELIGTCGYHHRHHEHRKAEIGYDLLPQYWGKGIMTIAVNRMLRYGFNEMALNRIEAFVDPANTPSSRLLRRLGFRQEGLLLDAFFEKGQFVDAELYSILKREYDHLNCV; from the coding sequence ATGACCAATCTACCTGTACTCACCTCCAACGAAATAATACTACGGCCGCTGGATGAAAAAGATATCGCCTCCCTCTTCCGCCTGTTCTCCCAGGATGCCGTTACCCGCTACATGGATATCGACAGCTTCAGCAACAGCGCCGAAGCAGCAGAGATCATCACCTTCTTCCGCGACGCCTACGAAAAAGGAGAAGGCATGAGATGGGCCATTACCCTCGCAGGCAAAGATGAACTCATCGGCACCTGCGGTTACCACCACCGCCATCACGAACATCGTAAAGCCGAGATCGGATATGACCTCCTTCCCCAATACTGGGGCAAAGGCATCATGACCATCGCCGTCAACCGCATGTTACGGTATGGCTTCAACGAAATGGCCCTCAACCGCATCGAAGCATTCGTCGACCCGGCCAATACCCCTTCCTCCCGGCTCCTGCGCCGACTCGGATTCCGCCAGGAAGGACTCCTGCTCGATGCCTTCTTCGAAAAAGGCCAGTTCGTCGACGCCGAACTTTACAGCATCCTTAAAAGAGAATACGATCACCTCAATTGTGTGTAA
- a CDS encoding helix-turn-helix transcriptional regulator, translated as MENSIHKVRTAADRFLLLLKTRGPQTAAELAGELRITSEGARLQLLKLADEGLVVATTTAKGVGRPVQRWDLTGLGHARFPDAHAELSLQLLETIRHEFGENALDKVIAAREKEQLEKYTQALHQIVDIEERIAVFASIRTTEGYLAEWRRDEEGFLFIENHCPICSAATKCESICISELRTFRTILGEQVSISRIDHIVAGSRRCAYRIVV; from the coding sequence TTGGAAAATTCTATACATAAAGTCCGGACTGCTGCAGACCGATTTTTGTTGCTGTTGAAGACGCGGGGACCGCAAACGGCTGCCGAGTTGGCAGGTGAGTTGAGGATCACGAGTGAAGGAGCGAGGTTGCAGTTGCTGAAGCTAGCCGATGAAGGGTTGGTGGTGGCTACTACTACTGCGAAGGGGGTAGGTCGTCCTGTACAGCGATGGGATTTGACGGGTTTGGGCCATGCCCGTTTTCCGGATGCGCATGCGGAGTTGAGTTTACAATTGCTGGAGACGATCCGGCATGAGTTCGGTGAGAATGCATTGGACAAGGTGATTGCTGCGCGGGAGAAGGAGCAATTGGAAAAATATACCCAGGCCTTACATCAGATAGTGGACATAGAAGAGCGGATCGCGGTTTTTGCTTCTATTCGTACGACGGAAGGCTACCTGGCGGAGTGGCGCCGGGATGAGGAGGGTTTTTTATTTATAGAGAACCATTGTCCGATCTGTAGTGCGGCCACCAAATGTGAGAGTATTTGTATTTCTGAGCTGCGTACGTTCCGTACGATCCTGGGAGAGCAGGTGAGTATCAGCCGGATTGATCATATAGTGGCGGGCTCCCGCCGTTGTGCCTACCGGATCGTTGTATAA
- a CDS encoding DUF59 domain-containing protein yields MEESTPLRDQIETVLKTVYDPEIPVNIYELGLVYEIKIDDNNAVGITMTLTAPGCPVAGDIIREVEEKVRGVESVSDVHVHLTFDPPWTKEMMSEEARLELGFL; encoded by the coding sequence ATGGAAGAAAGTACACCGCTAAGGGACCAAATAGAAACCGTTCTCAAAACCGTATATGACCCCGAAATACCAGTCAACATATACGAACTGGGTCTGGTATACGAGATCAAAATAGATGACAACAACGCCGTAGGCATCACCATGACCCTCACCGCGCCGGGTTGCCCCGTAGCAGGCGATATCATCCGCGAAGTAGAAGAAAAAGTAAGAGGCGTAGAAAGCGTGTCAGATGTTCACGTACACCTCACCTTCGACCCGCCCTGGACCAAAGAAATGATGTCCGAAGAAGCCCGCCTCGAACTGGGCTTCCTGTAA
- a CDS encoding SufE family protein: MTINEKQEQVIGDFSFMDEWMDKYEYIIQLGKELPLIEDQYKTDDHLIKGCQSRVWLHTEMKNDKLFFTSDSDAVITKGLVSLMISVLSGHSPKEIAETDIYFIDAIGLRNHLSPTRSNGLLSMLKQIKLYAVAYLAKAQQNGQA; the protein is encoded by the coding sequence ATGACGATCAACGAAAAACAGGAACAGGTAATAGGCGACTTTTCCTTCATGGACGAATGGATGGATAAATATGAATACATCATCCAACTGGGAAAAGAACTGCCACTCATCGAAGACCAGTACAAAACAGACGATCACCTCATCAAAGGATGCCAGTCACGCGTATGGCTGCATACCGAAATGAAAAATGATAAACTGTTCTTCACCAGCGACAGCGATGCCGTTATCACCAAAGGCCTCGTAAGCCTCATGATATCCGTACTATCCGGCCACTCCCCCAAAGAGATCGCCGAAACAGATATCTACTTCATCGATGCCATCGGCCTCAGAAACCACCTGTCCCCTACCCGCTCCAACGGACTGCTCAGCATGCTGAAACAAATAAAACTATATGCCGTAGCCTACCTGGCCAAAGCACAGCAAAACGGCCAGGCCTGA
- a CDS encoding NADPH-dependent FMN reductase, translating into MNVLIFSGSMDSRPYTVANQLTAYLSKQLSENGFQPQIFNLANASIPFFEYTGETPTPAVQNMCDTFRQADLQIWLTPLYHGSMTGVMKNCLDWLEMTSKDEKPYLTGKVVALVSWADGTQAMQGINAMDAVAKALRAWVLPFSVPIMKDHLFDQETRMFTTHYQNKFDKMIQLLAEARTLMISRPLPVTGNN; encoded by the coding sequence ATGAACGTCCTCATTTTTAGCGGTTCAATGGATAGCAGACCCTATACCGTGGCTAATCAACTGACAGCTTATCTCAGTAAGCAACTATCAGAAAATGGGTTCCAGCCGCAAATATTTAACCTGGCTAATGCCAGCATTCCGTTCTTTGAATACACCGGAGAAACACCCACGCCCGCCGTACAAAATATGTGCGATACCTTCCGGCAGGCCGATCTCCAGATATGGCTCACCCCTCTCTATCATGGCAGTATGACAGGCGTCATGAAGAACTGCCTCGACTGGCTCGAAATGACCAGCAAAGACGAAAAGCCATATTTAACAGGAAAGGTTGTAGCTTTGGTGTCCTGGGCGGACGGCACACAGGCCATGCAAGGCATCAATGCCATGGACGCAGTCGCCAAAGCACTACGTGCTTGGGTGCTCCCGTTCTCCGTTCCGATCATGAAAGATCACCTGTTCGATCAGGAAACGAGAATGTTCACCACGCATTACCAGAACAAATTCGACAAAATGATTCAGTTACTGGCTGAAGCCAGAACTTTAATGATATCCAGACCCTTACCAGTTACCGGCAATAATTAA
- a CDS encoding HesB/IscA family protein, which translates to MITVSDKAVEYIHALMIKENHPEGTFVRIGVKGGGCSGLEYVLKFENEYQDGDQKFEDKGVKIAVQMKSLLYLYGTELDYSDGLNGKGLFFNNPNASRTCSCGESFAV; encoded by the coding sequence ATGATCACCGTTTCTGACAAAGCAGTTGAATATATCCACGCGCTGATGATCAAAGAAAATCATCCGGAAGGAACCTTCGTAAGGATCGGCGTAAAAGGTGGCGGTTGCTCCGGACTGGAATACGTCCTCAAATTCGAGAACGAATACCAGGATGGCGACCAGAAATTTGAAGACAAAGGCGTAAAAATCGCCGTACAAATGAAAAGTTTACTCTACCTCTACGGTACAGAACTCGACTACTCCGACGGACTTAACGGAAAAGGCTTGTTCTTCAACAACCCGAACGCCTCCCGCACCTGCAGCTGCGGTGAAAGCTTCGCCGTATAA
- the sufB gene encoding Fe-S cluster assembly protein SufB, giving the protein MRNSNEIIDDIANKEYEFGFTTDIEMDIAPAGLNEDTIRFISAKKNEPEWLLEWRLKGFQAFKKMQFPKWQHFDMPEIDFQALSYYAAPRKKPALKSLDEVDPELIATFEKLGIPLNEQKALSGVAVDAVFDSVSVVTTFKEKLSELGIVFCSFGEAVQHHPELVKKYLGSVVPHSDNIFAALNAAVFSDGSFVYIPKGVRSPMELSTYFRINAQNTGQFERTLIIADDESYVSYLEGCTAPMRDENQLHAAVVELVALENAEIKYSTVQNWYPGDKDGKGGIFNFVTKRGICKGKNSKISWTQVETGSSITWKYPSVILQGDDSQGEFYSVAVTRNKQIADTGTKMHHLGKNTKSRIISKGISAGYGDNTYRGLVQVGPRAANARNFTQCDSLLIGDKCGAHTFPYIESRNNTATVEHEATTSKIGEDQIFYLNQRGIETEKAVALIVNGYAKEVLNQLPMEFAVEAQKLLSITLEGSVG; this is encoded by the coding sequence ATGAGAAACAGCAACGAAATAATTGATGATATAGCCAATAAGGAATACGAATTTGGCTTTACCACCGATATTGAAATGGATATCGCGCCGGCCGGGCTGAATGAAGATACCATCCGTTTTATATCCGCTAAAAAGAATGAACCGGAATGGTTACTCGAATGGAGACTCAAAGGCTTTCAGGCATTTAAAAAGATGCAATTCCCTAAATGGCAGCACTTCGATATGCCGGAAATAGACTTCCAGGCACTATCCTACTATGCCGCCCCTCGCAAAAAACCAGCACTCAAAAGCCTCGATGAAGTAGATCCCGAACTGATCGCTACCTTCGAAAAACTGGGGATTCCCCTCAACGAACAAAAAGCACTCTCCGGCGTAGCCGTAGATGCCGTGTTCGATAGCGTATCCGTTGTCACCACCTTCAAAGAAAAATTGAGCGAACTGGGCATCGTCTTCTGCTCCTTCGGCGAAGCCGTACAACACCACCCCGAACTGGTAAAAAAATACCTGGGTAGCGTAGTCCCTCACTCCGATAACATATTCGCCGCCCTGAACGCTGCAGTGTTCTCCGACGGCTCCTTCGTATACATTCCAAAAGGTGTTCGCTCCCCCATGGAACTGTCCACCTACTTCCGTATCAACGCCCAAAATACCGGGCAGTTCGAACGGACCCTCATCATCGCCGACGACGAAAGCTACGTAAGCTACCTCGAAGGGTGCACCGCCCCCATGCGCGATGAAAACCAACTCCACGCCGCCGTAGTAGAACTCGTCGCCCTCGAAAACGCCGAGATCAAATACTCTACCGTACAAAACTGGTACCCCGGCGACAAAGATGGTAAAGGCGGTATCTTCAACTTCGTAACCAAAAGAGGTATCTGCAAAGGCAAAAACAGCAAGATATCCTGGACACAAGTTGAAACCGGATCCTCCATCACCTGGAAATATCCCAGCGTAATCCTGCAAGGCGACGACTCACAGGGCGAATTCTACTCCGTAGCCGTTACCCGCAACAAACAAATCGCCGATACCGGTACCAAAATGCACCACCTCGGCAAAAACACCAAAAGCCGCATCATCTCCAAAGGTATCTCCGCCGGATATGGCGATAATACCTACCGCGGCCTCGTACAGGTAGGCCCAAGAGCTGCCAATGCCCGTAACTTCACCCAGTGCGACTCCCTGCTCATCGGCGATAAATGTGGCGCACACACCTTCCCGTACATCGAGTCCAGGAACAATACCGCCACCGTAGAACACGAAGCCACCACTTCCAAAATAGGAGAAGATCAAATATTCTATCTCAATCAGAGAGGCATTGAAACAGAAAAGGCCGTAGCCCTCATCGTTAACGGTTACGCCAAGGAAGTGCTCAACCAGCTGCCCATGGAATTCGCTGTAGAAGCACAAAAACTATTGTCCATCACCCTCGAAGGTAGCGTTGGATAA
- a CDS encoding aminotransferase class V-fold PLP-dependent enzyme: MLADINIPTPALDLDSIRKDFPILDQQVFGQPLVYLDNGATTQKPKIVLDTLEKYYTHYNSNVHRGVHQLSQQATEAYEHSRITIAEYINAAHAREVIFTKGTTDAINLVAASFSRSVLKQGDSVIISALEHHSNIVPWQMACEYTGASLKVIPINEKGELRMDQYEALLDDSVRIVSVAYVSNTLGTINPVKDIIRLAHARNIPVMLDAAQAVQHLHIDVQALDVDFLAFSGHKLYGPTGIGVLYGKEEWLHKLPPYQGGGDMIKTVTFAKTTYNELPYKFEAGTPDISGAIGLEAAIKYIKHIGLENIQAWEEQLQTYALEKLQTIKGLRLIGQATHRSGAISFLVDNIHPYDLGELLDKQGIAVRTGHHCTEPLMDLFQIPGTVRASITFYNTIEEIDRLVAGIERAAAMLR, from the coding sequence ATGCTTGCAGACATCAATATACCCACTCCCGCTCTGGACCTGGACAGCATCCGGAAAGACTTCCCGATACTGGACCAGCAAGTGTTCGGCCAGCCCCTCGTATACCTGGACAATGGCGCCACCACCCAGAAGCCCAAAATAGTACTCGATACCCTCGAAAAATATTACACCCATTATAATAGTAATGTACATCGCGGCGTACACCAGCTGAGCCAACAGGCCACCGAAGCCTACGAACACTCCCGTATCACCATCGCAGAGTATATCAACGCTGCACATGCCCGCGAAGTCATCTTCACCAAAGGCACCACCGATGCCATCAACCTCGTAGCCGCCAGCTTCAGCCGCAGCGTCCTCAAACAAGGCGACTCCGTCATCATCTCCGCCCTGGAACACCATAGCAATATCGTGCCCTGGCAAATGGCTTGCGAATACACCGGCGCCTCCCTTAAAGTAATCCCCATCAACGAAAAGGGCGAACTCCGCATGGACCAATACGAAGCCCTCCTCGACGACTCCGTCAGGATCGTCTCCGTTGCCTACGTCTCCAATACCCTGGGTACCATCAACCCCGTAAAAGATATTATCCGCCTGGCACATGCCCGCAACATCCCCGTGATGCTCGACGCCGCACAGGCCGTACAACACCTCCACATCGACGTACAAGCACTCGATGTCGACTTCCTCGCCTTCTCCGGCCATAAACTATATGGACCCACCGGCATCGGCGTACTCTATGGCAAAGAAGAATGGCTCCATAAACTGCCCCCCTATCAGGGCGGCGGCGATATGATCAAAACCGTCACCTTCGCCAAAACCACCTACAATGAACTGCCCTACAAGTTCGAAGCTGGTACCCCGGATATCTCCGGCGCCATCGGACTCGAAGCAGCCATCAAATACATCAAACATATCGGTCTCGAAAACATCCAGGCCTGGGAAGAACAACTCCAAACCTACGCCTTGGAAAAACTCCAGACCATCAAAGGCCTCCGCCTCATCGGCCAAGCCACCCACCGCTCCGGCGCCATCTCCTTCCTCGTAGACAATATACATCCCTACGACCTCGGAGAGCTGCTCGACAAACAGGGCATCGCCGTCCGCACCGGACACCACTGCACCGAACCCCTCATGGACCTCTTCCAGATCCCAGGCACCGTTCGTGCATCCATCACCTTTTATAATACCATAGAAGAGATAGACCGCCTCGTGGCCGGCATCGAAAGAGCCGCCGCCATGCTGCGATAA
- a CDS encoding GNAT family N-acetyltransferase, with translation MLTFRHASEADLPAIVDIYNSTIPGRMVTADTEPVTVASREAWYHAHSPERRPLWMMELDGQVAGWISLQNFYGRPAYNGTAELSIYLHKSSRGKGLGRKALQFAIDQCPSLGVNNLMGIIFAHNEPSIKLFQSMGFEQWAFMPDIAVLDNITRSVVILGKKI, from the coding sequence ATGCTTACCTTCAGACATGCCAGTGAGGCCGACCTCCCTGCGATTGTGGATATTTATAACAGCACCATCCCCGGCCGTATGGTCACCGCCGATACCGAACCAGTAACCGTCGCCTCCCGCGAAGCCTGGTACCACGCCCACTCCCCCGAACGACGCCCCCTCTGGATGATGGAACTCGACGGACAGGTAGCCGGATGGATCAGCCTCCAGAACTTCTACGGCCGACCCGCCTATAACGGCACCGCCGAACTCAGTATCTACCTTCACAAATCATCCCGAGGCAAAGGCCTGGGCCGCAAAGCCCTCCAGTTCGCCATAGACCAATGCCCCTCCCTAGGCGTCAACAACCTCATGGGCATCATCTTCGCACACAACGAACCTAGTATCAAACTGTTCCAATCCATGGGCTTCGAACAATGGGCCTTCATGCCCGATATCGCCGTACTCGATAATATCACCAGAAGCGTAGTCATACTGGGCAAAAAGATCTGA
- the sufC gene encoding Fe-S cluster assembly ATPase SufC: MLTIKNLHAEVDGKAILKGINLEINAGEVHAIMGPNGSGKSSLASVLAGRENYTVTEGEVIFDGQQLLDLSPEDRAREGLFLAFQYPVEIPGVSNLNFLKTALNEIRAYKNLPPLEAKEFLKLTREKQQLVDFNANLMNRSLNEGFSGGEKKRNEIFQLAMLDPKLAILDETDSGLDIDALRIVSNGVNKLRSADKAFVVITHYQRLLEYIVPDFVHVLYNGRIVKTGPRELALELEEKGYDWLKEEVRLKESV, from the coding sequence ATGCTGACGATTAAAAATCTGCACGCAGAAGTAGATGGAAAAGCAATTCTGAAAGGTATCAACCTGGAAATCAATGCGGGCGAAGTGCATGCCATCATGGGTCCTAACGGATCCGGCAAAAGCTCACTGGCTTCCGTATTGGCAGGCAGAGAAAACTACACGGTAACCGAAGGAGAAGTAATATTCGACGGCCAACAACTGCTCGACCTCTCCCCAGAAGACCGCGCCCGCGAAGGACTGTTCCTGGCATTCCAATACCCGGTAGAAATACCCGGCGTATCCAACCTGAACTTCCTCAAAACAGCGTTGAACGAGATCAGGGCATACAAAAACCTGCCCCCACTCGAAGCAAAAGAATTCCTGAAACTGACGAGAGAGAAACAGCAGCTGGTGGACTTCAATGCCAACCTCATGAACCGTTCCCTGAACGAAGGCTTCTCCGGTGGTGAAAAGAAACGCAATGAAATCTTTCAGCTCGCCATGCTCGATCCTAAACTCGCCATCCTCGACGAAACCGACTCCGGCCTCGATATCGATGCCCTCCGGATCGTCTCCAATGGCGTTAACAAACTCCGCAGCGCCGATAAAGCTTTTGTTGTGATCACGCACTACCAACGCCTGCTCGAATATATCGTCCCCGACTTCGTACACGTATTGTACAACGGTCGCATCGTGAAAACAGGCCCTCGCGAACTGGCACTGGAACTCGAAGAAAAAGGCTACGACTGGCTTAAAGAAGAGGTGCGCCTGAAAGAATCCGTATAA
- a CDS encoding EamA family transporter, translating into MQQNCNLLIIKDIEITPFAVSYADKCLWLFAYLYSMWWIYALLSALFAALTAIFAKIGVKEVNSDLATAIRTAVILVLAWGIVLVRGEAKGLPDISKHTWIFLLLSGAATGMSWLFYFKALQIGKVAQVAPVDKLSVALTIILAVVFLHEALTWKTAIGALLILAGTLVLIL; encoded by the coding sequence ATGCAACAAAACTGCAACTTGCTAATTATCAAAGACATAGAAATTACGCCATTTGCCGTGTCATATGCAGACAAATGTCTATGGCTATTTGCTTACCTTTATAGTATGTGGTGGATATATGCTTTACTTTCAGCACTTTTTGCGGCACTCACCGCCATTTTTGCGAAGATCGGGGTTAAAGAGGTCAACAGCGACCTGGCGACAGCTATCAGAACAGCCGTCATCCTAGTACTGGCATGGGGTATCGTACTGGTTCGCGGAGAAGCAAAAGGATTGCCCGACATCAGCAAGCATACTTGGATATTCCTCCTGCTATCCGGTGCGGCAACAGGCATGTCCTGGTTGTTTTATTTCAAAGCCCTGCAGATAGGAAAAGTAGCACAGGTAGCGCCCGTCGACAAACTGAGCGTAGCACTCACGATCATATTGGCCGTCGTGTTCCTTCACGAAGCCCTTACCTGGAAAACAGCCATCGGCGCCCTGCTCATCCTGGCAGGTACCCTCGTGCTGATACTGTAA
- the sufD gene encoding Fe-S cluster assembly protein SufD, with protein MTSDITIPFHQYILDEAANINVDGNQPLLPLRKQGLDRFRQLGLPDQRTEAWRNTNIQRFLKESFSLKTSQNGVTSEQIQAGNIPGLDAYQVVLVNGHLQPALSTLPTNTNIIIGRLSEATANPAFQSRFDQHPHLQDQHFAAINTALFADGLFIEVPAKATLDKPLHVLHVYTAEHHAFIQPRHLFVVHPQGAITIIESTLGLHPNAVTFVNSVSEVYVENNAECWHYNIQSAALNSRHITHTAAAQKADSRYHHYNFTLPHASLVRNNLSVALNGSNTETNMQGLYLATNNQHVDNHTFVDHLVPHCNSNELYKGVLLDNANGVFTGKIHVHRDAQKTNAFQQNNNLLLSTKANINSQPQLEIYADDVKCSHGFTVGQFSEESLFYLRARGIGEHAAKTLLVNAFAHDITNQVDIPALQQYLTDKIGRYVTGVLNN; from the coding sequence ATGACGAGCGATATCACAATACCATTTCATCAATATATACTGGACGAAGCCGCCAACATCAACGTCGACGGCAACCAACCCCTGCTTCCCCTCCGGAAACAGGGCCTCGACCGGTTCAGACAACTGGGACTGCCCGACCAACGAACAGAAGCCTGGCGTAATACCAACATTCAACGATTCCTCAAAGAATCATTCTCCCTGAAAACATCTCAGAACGGCGTTACCAGCGAACAAATACAAGCAGGCAACATCCCCGGTCTCGATGCCTATCAGGTAGTACTGGTCAACGGTCACCTGCAGCCAGCGCTCTCTACACTGCCTACCAATACCAATATCATCATAGGCAGACTGAGCGAAGCCACCGCCAACCCGGCATTCCAATCCCGCTTCGATCAACATCCACACCTGCAAGACCAACACTTCGCAGCCATTAACACTGCCCTCTTCGCAGATGGCCTGTTCATCGAAGTACCCGCCAAGGCAACACTCGACAAACCACTGCATGTGCTCCACGTTTATACCGCCGAGCACCATGCCTTCATACAGCCTAGACACTTGTTCGTCGTACACCCACAAGGCGCCATCACCATTATCGAAAGCACCCTGGGACTCCATCCCAATGCCGTGACCTTCGTTAACAGTGTATCCGAAGTATACGTAGAAAATAATGCAGAATGCTGGCACTATAACATCCAGAGCGCTGCCCTCAACAGCCGCCATATCACACATACCGCCGCCGCCCAAAAAGCCGATAGCCGGTACCATCACTATAACTTCACGTTGCCACATGCCTCCCTGGTACGTAACAACCTGAGCGTAGCCCTCAATGGCAGCAACACCGAAACCAACATGCAAGGCCTCTACCTGGCCACCAACAACCAGCATGTTGATAACCACACCTTCGTAGATCACCTCGTACCCCATTGTAACAGTAACGAACTGTACAAAGGCGTACTCCTCGATAACGCTAATGGCGTATTCACCGGCAAGATCCATGTACACCGCGATGCTCAGAAAACAAACGCATTCCAGCAGAATAACAACCTGCTCCTGAGCACCAAAGCCAACATCAACTCCCAGCCACAGCTGGAGATCTATGCCGACGACGTTAAATGCAGCCACGGATTCACCGTAGGCCAGTTCAGCGAAGAATCACTGTTCTACCTCCGCGCACGTGGCATCGGCGAACATGCAGCAAAAACACTGCTGGTAAATGCTTTCGCGCATGATATCACCAACCAGGTCGATATCCCCGCCCTACAGCAATACCTCACAGACAAAATCGGACGGTACGTCACCGGCGTGTTAAATAACTAA